The proteins below are encoded in one region of Syntrophotalea carbinolica DSM 2380:
- the clpA gene encoding ATP-dependent Clp protease ATP-binding subunit ClpA: MFAQEVQITFSLAVREAQRRRHEYLTTEHILYAMLLEEHGKELIVACGGDTEALKGQLETYFTERLESLVEDTDNVPEQTVGLQRVLQRAVLHLHSAGKKEITIGDLLAAMFAEKNTHAVHFLEEQGVSRLDVLNYISHGVTRVSRQGDDSQPHTPSQPGGGSDDKANPEREKTKQDPLTLFTVDLVERARQGRIDPLIGRDAELERTVQVLCRRRKNNPLFVGEAGVGKTAMAEGLALMISQGQVPEILSRCEIFALDMGTLLAGTKFRGDFEERLKSVIKALETHPDSILFIDEIHTVVGAGATSGGSLDASNILKPVLASGDFRCIGSTTYEEYKNLFDKDRALSRRFQKIDIVEPSVEETVDILQGLKDRYEEHHGVSFTDEAITAAAQLSARHINFRHLPDKAIDVLDEAGAAMRLAGGRVVHLDDVERVVAGIARIPERSVSTSDRRRLKTLGRDLKRQVFGQDQAVDALARSVLRARAGLGHPDKPTGSFLFTGPTGVGKTEAARQLALQLGVEFIRFDMSEYMEKHSVSRLIGAPPGYVGFDQGGLLTDAVTKQPYAVLLLDEIEKAHPDLFSILLQIMDHGSLTDNNGKKADFRNVVLIMTSNVGAREMSANPIGFGKEGETVPRQAVERTFAPEFRNRLDAIIPFHGLGEQTMLKIVDKFLDQLRERLAERQITLVVSSAARADLARRGYDPRFGARPLSRLIQAEVSDVIAQEILFGALQSGGEVRIGCRAGKLTFRFSAE, from the coding sequence ATGTTCGCACAGGAAGTACAGATAACCTTTTCACTTGCTGTTCGGGAGGCGCAGCGCCGCCGCCACGAATATCTGACCACTGAGCATATTCTCTATGCCATGCTGCTCGAGGAACATGGCAAGGAATTGATTGTTGCCTGTGGGGGGGATACCGAAGCGCTTAAGGGTCAATTGGAAACCTATTTCACCGAACGCCTCGAAAGCCTGGTTGAGGATACCGACAATGTTCCCGAACAAACCGTCGGTTTGCAGCGGGTATTGCAGCGGGCGGTGTTGCATCTGCATTCCGCCGGGAAAAAAGAGATCACCATCGGCGATCTGCTGGCGGCCATGTTTGCCGAAAAAAACACCCATGCGGTCCATTTTCTCGAGGAACAGGGCGTCTCCCGCCTCGATGTGCTCAACTATATTTCTCACGGTGTGACCAGGGTCTCCCGCCAGGGGGACGATTCCCAGCCGCATACGCCGTCCCAGCCCGGTGGCGGCAGTGACGACAAGGCCAATCCGGAGCGCGAGAAAACCAAGCAGGATCCGTTGACCCTGTTTACGGTCGATCTGGTGGAGAGGGCTCGTCAAGGTCGCATCGATCCTCTTATCGGCCGGGACGCCGAACTTGAGCGTACCGTTCAGGTGTTGTGTCGCCGTCGCAAAAACAATCCCCTGTTCGTTGGGGAGGCGGGCGTCGGGAAAACCGCCATGGCCGAGGGTTTGGCGTTGATGATCAGTCAGGGCCAGGTGCCGGAGATTCTCAGCCGGTGCGAAATTTTTGCTTTGGATATGGGGACATTGCTGGCCGGCACCAAGTTTCGCGGCGATTTTGAAGAACGCCTCAAGTCCGTTATCAAAGCGCTGGAAACCCACCCGGACTCGATCCTGTTTATCGATGAGATCCATACCGTGGTCGGAGCTGGTGCCACCAGCGGCGGTTCGCTTGATGCATCCAATATCCTCAAACCGGTGCTTGCCAGTGGTGATTTCCGCTGTATTGGGTCGACCACCTACGAGGAGTACAAAAATCTGTTCGACAAGGATCGGGCTCTGTCGCGACGTTTCCAGAAAATCGATATCGTCGAGCCCAGCGTCGAGGAAACTGTCGATATTCTCCAGGGGCTCAAAGATCGCTACGAGGAACATCATGGCGTGAGCTTCACCGACGAGGCCATAACCGCAGCGGCTCAGCTGTCCGCCCGTCATATTAATTTCCGTCACCTCCCGGACAAGGCCATCGATGTCCTCGATGAAGCCGGTGCCGCCATGCGTCTTGCCGGTGGTCGTGTGGTGCATTTGGACGATGTCGAACGCGTGGTTGCGGGCATTGCCCGCATTCCGGAGCGCAGTGTCTCAACCTCCGATCGCCGGCGGCTGAAAACCCTGGGGCGGGATCTTAAGCGTCAGGTGTTCGGTCAGGATCAGGCGGTTGACGCCCTGGCCCGTTCGGTACTCCGGGCACGCGCCGGGTTGGGGCATCCCGATAAGCCGACCGGTTCGTTTCTGTTTACCGGGCCGACCGGCGTCGGCAAGACCGAAGCGGCGCGCCAGTTGGCGTTGCAGCTCGGGGTTGAATTCATTCGCTTCGATATGAGCGAATACATGGAAAAACACTCGGTGTCGCGCCTTATCGGTGCGCCTCCCGGTTACGTCGGTTTTGACCAGGGTGGTCTGCTTACCGATGCGGTGACCAAACAGCCCTATGCCGTACTGTTGCTCGATGAAATCGAAAAAGCGCATCCGGACTTGTTCAGTATTCTGTTGCAGATCATGGATCACGGCAGCCTGACGGATAACAACGGCAAAAAGGCCGATTTCCGTAATGTTGTGCTGATCATGACCAGCAATGTCGGAGCGCGGGAGATGAGTGCCAATCCCATCGGCTTCGGCAAGGAGGGGGAGACGGTTCCGCGCCAGGCCGTTGAACGAACCTTTGCTCCGGAATTCCGCAATCGTCTCGATGCCATTATCCCTTTCCATGGCTTGGGTGAACAGACCATGCTCAAGATTGTGGATAAGTTTCTCGATCAATTGCGCGAGCGGTTGGCCGAGCGCCAGATTACCCTGGTGGTATCCAGCGCTGCCCGGGCAGACCTGGCCCGCCGTGGCTATGATCCGCGCTTTGGTGCACGTCCCCTGTCGCGTCTGATCCAGGCTGAAGTCAGCGATGTTATCGCCCAGGAAATCCTGTTTGGTGCTTTGCAGTCCGGTGGCGAAGTCCGTATCGGGTGCCGTGCCGGGAAACTGACCTTCCGTTTTTCCGCAGAGTAA
- the clpS gene encoding ATP-dependent Clp protease adapter ClpS yields the protein MSQKKTSSDVHIEERKATRTAPPPLFRVLMHNDDYTTMEFVVEVLQGVFHKSAAEAHRIMLNIHNEGTGQCGTFPHEIAETKVARVHQVARQAGFPLRCSLEEA from the coding sequence GTGAGTCAGAAAAAAACGTCTTCGGACGTTCATATTGAGGAGCGAAAAGCAACGCGCACGGCACCGCCGCCGCTTTTTAGAGTATTGATGCACAACGACGATTATACCACCATGGAATTTGTCGTAGAGGTTCTTCAAGGGGTATTTCATAAATCTGCGGCTGAAGCGCATCGTATTATGCTGAACATCCATAATGAGGGCACGGGCCAATGCGGAACGTTCCCCCATGAAATAGCTGAGACCAAGGTCGCCCGGGTTCATCAGGTCGCCCGCCAGGCAGGTTTCCCCTTGCGTTGCAGCTTGGAAGAAGCATGA
- the hflK gene encoding FtsH protease activity modulator HflK: MPSRYPGDDLQNLAKRLKQNQPLPRLIVIAAATLLVLIGLSSSFYKVETEETGVVLRFGRFSGFSEPGLHIKIPFGVDRIYKAKTGRVLKEEFGFRTLQAGVRTTYSKRNLEDESLTLTGDLNVSDVEWIVQYQISDPFKYLFRIHNPEGTIRDLSEAVVRKVVGNSNVSEVLTTERAVLANSIQTDLQEILNSYDIGVRIVTVKFQDVNPPDPVKAAFNEVNEAEQQKESLIFQAREQYNREVPKARGVARRTIQEAEGYAVERINKARGETSRFLDLLAEYRKAPDVTRQRLYLETLEKVLPNLEEIYIMDRDGAGTLPLLPLRADKKGGQ; this comes from the coding sequence ATGCCATCTCGATACCCGGGCGATGACCTGCAAAATCTGGCCAAACGCCTCAAACAAAACCAGCCCCTGCCGCGACTGATTGTTATCGCGGCGGCCACCCTGCTGGTATTGATCGGACTGTCCAGCAGTTTCTACAAAGTAGAGACGGAAGAAACCGGTGTCGTGCTACGGTTTGGCCGGTTCAGCGGATTTTCCGAACCGGGCCTGCACATCAAGATTCCGTTTGGAGTCGACCGGATATACAAGGCTAAAACCGGGCGCGTGCTCAAGGAGGAATTCGGCTTTCGCACCCTTCAGGCCGGAGTGCGCACCACCTATAGCAAGAGAAATCTCGAAGACGAATCCCTGACCCTGACCGGCGACCTTAACGTCAGCGACGTCGAATGGATCGTCCAGTACCAGATCTCAGATCCCTTCAAGTACCTGTTCCGCATTCACAATCCGGAAGGAACCATTCGCGATCTGTCCGAAGCGGTGGTGCGCAAGGTGGTAGGTAACTCAAATGTCTCCGAAGTACTCACCACGGAACGAGCCGTGCTGGCCAACAGCATCCAGACGGACCTGCAGGAGATCCTCAACAGCTACGACATCGGCGTACGCATCGTCACCGTCAAGTTCCAGGACGTCAACCCGCCCGATCCAGTCAAGGCAGCCTTCAACGAAGTCAACGAAGCCGAACAGCAGAAAGAAAGCCTGATCTTTCAGGCACGGGAGCAATACAACCGCGAGGTCCCCAAAGCCCGCGGGGTAGCACGTCGCACCATCCAGGAAGCGGAAGGATATGCGGTGGAGCGCATCAACAAGGCCCGCGGCGAAACGAGCCGTTTTCTGGACCTGCTCGCCGAATACCGCAAGGCGCCGGACGTCACCCGCCAGCGGCTCTATCTGGAAACCCTGGAAAAGGTACTGCCCAACCTTGAGGAGATCTATATCATGGACCGTGACGGTGCCGGAACCCTGCCCCTGCTCCCCCTGCGCGCTGACAAAAAAGGAGGCCAGTAA
- the hflC gene encoding protease modulator HflC, whose product MKKPIFMLVFILFVIAFLQSPLFVVEEGEQALVTQFGKPVSDVLGPGLHLKIPFIQTVHRFEKRILKWDGDPNQIPTKDKRYIFLDTTARWRIADPLLFFKTVATERGAHSRLDDIIDSVVRDAVSGHLLVELVRGTDYQAPGGETEQIEIEGLPVSPEMLVGREQILSNILEKARASTPEYGIDLIDVQIKRINYVEQVRKRVYERMISERKKVAAQFRSEGEGEKADILGQMDKELKSITSEAYRQAEEIRGRADAEAAGIYAGAYGKDRNFYAFVRSLEAYRKSVGQNGKLVITTDSDFYRYLQKSR is encoded by the coding sequence ATGAAAAAACCGATCTTCATGCTGGTTTTCATCCTGTTCGTCATCGCTTTTTTACAGTCTCCCCTGTTCGTTGTTGAAGAGGGTGAGCAAGCCCTGGTCACCCAGTTCGGCAAGCCGGTCAGCGACGTACTTGGCCCCGGCCTGCACCTGAAAATTCCTTTTATCCAGACGGTCCACCGTTTCGAAAAGCGGATTCTTAAATGGGACGGCGACCCCAACCAGATCCCGACCAAGGACAAACGCTATATTTTCCTGGACACGACCGCCCGCTGGCGTATCGCCGATCCGCTGCTGTTCTTCAAGACCGTCGCCACCGAACGCGGCGCCCATAGTCGGCTCGACGACATTATCGACTCCGTCGTCCGCGACGCGGTCTCCGGGCACCTGCTGGTTGAATTAGTCCGCGGTACGGACTACCAGGCCCCTGGCGGCGAAACGGAGCAAATTGAAATCGAAGGCCTGCCGGTTTCACCCGAAATGTTGGTCGGTCGGGAACAAATCCTGTCCAACATTCTGGAAAAAGCCCGTGCCAGTACGCCGGAATACGGCATCGACCTCATCGATGTGCAGATCAAGCGTATCAATTATGTGGAACAGGTCCGCAAACGCGTTTACGAACGCATGATCTCCGAGCGAAAAAAAGTCGCCGCCCAATTCCGCAGTGAGGGCGAAGGCGAAAAAGCCGACATCCTCGGCCAGATGGACAAGGAGCTTAAAAGCATCACCTCCGAAGCCTATCGGCAAGCCGAAGAGATCCGAGGCCGGGCTGACGCCGAAGCCGCCGGAATCTATGCCGGCGCCTACGGCAAGGACCGCAATTTCTACGCCTTTGTACGGAGTCTCGAGGCCTACCGCAAATCGGTTGGCCAAAACGGCAAGCTGGTGATTACCACCGACAGCGATTTCTATCGCTATCTGCAGAAAAGCCGGTAA
- a CDS encoding REP-associated tyrosine transposase, which translates to MARPLRIEFEGALYHVTARGNERRKIFFSKRDFEKFKEYIAGAQKKFGFLLHSYVLMDNHYHLMVETPEKNLSRIMHHINGSYTTYINIKRKRSGHLFQGRYKAIVVDKDSYLLELSRYIHLNPVRANLVRKPGEYPYSSYRFFISGEEEGMLTQKEVLGMVARDERVASERYRTFVEDTLGKEPENPLKQVYAGALLGCESFVNKIRQRLENSNLGTREVSYSQLLKASPTPEQILDVTSEHFGESPGAATVNSRSVARKVGIYLAKKHTAATNRQIGELFGGMGYTAVAKTYQRVARQIGKDEALQVAVQELEEKLSIVKG; encoded by the coding sequence ATGGCGCGACCGCTACGCATCGAATTTGAAGGTGCGCTATATCACGTGACCGCTCGCGGCAATGAGCGCCGGAAGATATTTTTCAGCAAAAGAGATTTTGAGAAATTCAAGGAGTATATAGCCGGCGCGCAGAAAAAATTCGGATTTCTGCTCCACAGCTATGTGCTCATGGACAACCACTACCATTTGATGGTGGAAACACCGGAGAAGAATTTAAGCCGGATCATGCATCATATCAACGGTTCGTATACGACCTACATCAACATCAAAAGGAAAAGGAGCGGCCATCTCTTTCAGGGACGCTATAAAGCGATTGTGGTGGACAAAGACAGCTATCTCCTGGAGCTGAGCCGTTATATTCACCTGAATCCGGTGCGGGCGAACCTGGTGCGAAAGCCTGGGGAATATCCCTACAGCAGCTACCGGTTCTTTATCTCGGGTGAAGAGGAAGGTATGCTCACCCAAAAAGAGGTGCTTGGTATGGTGGCGCGTGACGAGCGGGTAGCCAGTGAGCGCTATCGCACTTTTGTGGAGGATACCCTTGGCAAAGAACCGGAAAACCCCCTTAAGCAAGTATATGCAGGGGCGCTTCTCGGCTGCGAAAGCTTTGTGAACAAGATCCGGCAACGTCTTGAAAACAGTAATCTGGGAACGCGGGAAGTATCCTATAGCCAACTACTGAAGGCTTCTCCAACCCCCGAGCAGATCTTGGACGTCACCTCCGAGCATTTTGGAGAGTCGCCCGGGGCAGCCACAGTCAACAGTCGGAGCGTAGCCCGAAAGGTTGGAATATATCTGGCGAAGAAGCACACCGCAGCAACCAACCGCCAAATTGGTGAGCTCTTTGGCGGTATGGGATATACCGCAGTGGCCAAGACCTATCAAAGGGTGGCCAGGCAGATCGGAAAGGATGAAGCATTGCAGGTGGCCGTCCAAGAACTGGAAGAGAAATTGTCCATTGTCAAGGGCTGA
- a CDS encoding REP-associated tyrosine transposase: protein MARPLRIEFEGALYHVTARGNERRKIFFSKRDFEKFKEYIAGAQKKIGFLLHSYVLMDNHYHLMVETPEKNLSRIMHHINGSYTTYINIKRKRSGHLFQGRYKAIVVDKDNYLLELSRYIHLNPVRANLVLKPGEYPYSSYRLFISGEEEKMLTQKGVLGMLAKDEQVARECYRTFVEDTLGKEPENPLKQVYAGALLGCESFVDKIRQRLENSNLGTREVSYSQLLKASPTPEQILDVTS, encoded by the coding sequence ATGGCGCGACCGCTACGCATCGAATTTGAAGGTGCGCTATATCACGTGACCGCTCGCGGCAATGAGCGCCGGAAGATATTTTTCAGCAAAAGAGATTTTGAGAAATTCAAGGAGTATATAGCCGGCGCGCAGAAAAAAATCGGATTTCTGCTCCACAGCTATGTGCTCATGGACAACCACTACCATTTGATGGTGGAAACACCGGAGAAGAATTTAAGCCGGATCATGCATCATATCAACGGTTCGTATACGACCTACATCAACATCAAAAGGAAAAGGAGCGGCCATCTCTTTCAGGGACGCTATAAAGCGATTGTGGTGGACAAAGACAACTATCTCCTGGAGCTGAGCCGTTATATCCACCTGAATCCGGTGCGAGCGAACCTGGTGCTAAAGCCCGGGGAATATCCCTATAGCAGCTACCGGCTATTTATCTCGGGTGAAGAGGAAAAGATGCTCACCCAAAAAGGGGTGCTTGGTATGCTGGCAAAAGATGAGCAGGTAGCCAGAGAGTGCTATCGCACTTTTGTGGAGGATACCCTTGGCAAAGAACCGGAAAACCCCCTTAAGCAAGTATATGCAGGGGCGCTTCTCGGCTGCGAAAGCTTTGTGGACAAGATCCGGCAACGCCTTGAAAACAGTAATCTGGGAACGCGGGAAGTATCCTATAGCCAACTACTGAAGGCTTCTCCAACCCCCGAGCAGATCTTGGACGTCACCTCCTAG